Genomic DNA from Lactuca sativa cultivar Salinas chromosome 8, Lsat_Salinas_v11, whole genome shotgun sequence:
CTTCAGCTCATTGCTTTCGTTGCTTTCGTTTCCTAGAGAAGAGAAGAGCCGACTTTGTTTTGCCTGGAGCGATCTCACTTAATTATCCAAGCCCTAATAAATGGGCCAATCCAGGTTTTACCGGTTCGAAATACCCGGTTCAACTGCGGTTTAAGTTAAACCCGACCGGTTCGATCCGGTCGGTAATTTTACAAAAAAGCGTTCTAATTTGACCCGCTTTCTATCCCGGGTCACGGTCCAACCGGTTGAATTGGCCGGGTCGACCCGagttttaaaacattgtttgtaATCCATTTCTTGGTTATACATGTCTCCAATATGTTGGTATTCATTGTCAGGCCTTTAAAAAAGCTTTGGATGTGATGCTACTAACTTGTTTTGAGTGTAGAAACTTGGTTTGAGAATTTGAAAATGTTACTTGGGTTTGATTTTGAATTGGTAATTAGTTATTACCATTTCTTCTTATCCTAATATACCTAGTAAATATAAAATGTATTTGAAAATATTTTGAGAGTTTGTCTTTGTCATTATCGAATTGCATTCAGAAGTCAAACTTCGAGTTTACTTATTAGACTCCCCAAGTCTATCGGTACTATTTTGAAATGGTTGAAGGATTAATGAACATTAGTGAAAGGTTAACATTTGAATATTTAGAGGACCttgtaattttattattaatattatgtaAATCATTTATTTAGGTATAGCTTTTGATTCATTTGTTGCATCATCATATGACTTGaccaactttcaaacatcatgaTTTTGACCATTTATGACCAAATTCCCAACTTGATTTTCTTATAAAGAGTATTGTTTTTTCTGAAACAAATGAGATATTCATCATTTAATGACAAATTCTACTAGCCATACTCATTTGTTAGGATAAAGCTAGAGGGAGTGATGTCACTGAAACCACACTCTCTCCTATGTCACGTAGATGCCAACTCatatttttttctcattttatcAATTTGAAATGACAAGGTAGGAGTGGGAAAACGGTTagaagagagaaaagaaaaaaaaaagatgattggttgagagaggagagagagcaAGTAAAAGAGGAAAGAGAGAAAGGGAAGTGCACCCCAGGAAGGCCGCAGTTTGGCGTAGACCGCACCCAGGGGCGGTGTGCGTGATGATGTGGCGGGTAGTGCGGCCTAGACCGCACCCACTCCCTCTAATCTAATATGTAACTGTATAGTTGTACTTGCCGTGAAATACGGCAAATAGTTGTAATTGCTTGAGAATGGGTCTGGTCACGTGGTTCAAATATCACACACACAAATGATGGCTTGGAAGCCGAGTAGTTGTCAAGATTAATATGGATTCCGGTCACGGTTTGGATTCCACGGCAGGGTCCAccattattttaaaaaacattgaGAGGTTGGGATACGCTTTATAATTGTGGATGGATAACGAAACACAACGTGGTAATTTGAGTTCATATCAACAATGATGCAAAGTTAGGGACTTAATTTCTTTCTTAACGTTCTTTCAAAAACACGAGTAGCGTGAGTAGTACCAAAACCTATGAGACCAATCCTCAATACTAATAACATTTTGAGATGATAAAAACAAATAATTCAAGAACAAAATTCACCTAAAAATATATGATAGGATCAACCAAAAACCAAAGCGATCAAGTAGGTACAATGAATTAAGTGATGCTCAATCATTGAATAGAATGGAAACATACAACTAATAATAATATCGTAACATTATTACACCAAATTTACAACTCATCAACATTCGTAATCTACTATTCCTTTCGCACACAACTCTTTCACTCTTGACATCCAACATCATCGAAACTTGGAAGCCCAAGTTCCTCCATTGTCTTATCAGCGAATCCTCCATCTATTTCATGGCAATGGAACTTGGCTTTCAACGTCTTTGGTGCAGTTTTCCTCTGTGGATGTGGGTTCCACAGAACCCTCGACATCGGAAGTCACAAATTTAAGGTAATGTTCAATATCTTTCTCAGTGCTGCCGGTCCTCCGGTGGAACCATTTCCGAACAGTTTTTGGCTTCCGATCACTGATGGCAATGGCGATGTCATTCGGGAAGAGATCTCTCATCACAAAAGCATGCAGAATTGTGGTTATCAGTAGGCCGAAGACTGTTAGGGTTGCAATTACTGTGAGAGTAGTCGATAAAGATTTAGTGACTATGTTTGAGACTTCGTTTGTGTATGTAATCGTTGCAATTGCAGCTCCGGTCATCGGAAAAGTATATGCCCACCATGCCAACGAGAACTTGAATCCTCTGAAAAAGTTCACTCGAACTGCctgtaaattatataaaaaaaaagttgtttaATTTTCACTCAAACATCAAATTAATCAACTTGCAGATTTAATTTCAAATCTTTAACGAACCAGTGAGAAATAAAGAAACATGGCGATGAAGTAAGCGAGACGAGACCCATAATCGAAGGATCCATTGATTTTCGCCCACGCCATTGAAGCAACACTTGGAGCAGCAACAAACAGAAAGAAAACAGGATGAAGCTCTTTTGGTAAAGTTTCATTGGTCGGAAGTCTCTGATACAGAGTCACAAACAACACCGTGTAGTGAGCCAATCCGACGGCGAAGAAGAAGATCGGACCTTCTTTTAAACCCATCGACGCACCCAACAACGCCCCGACGAAGTTTCCGACCACCGATAAATGATTAGACGGATTCGCCACCTTGGATAGCCTCCGCTGCCCTCCGGACATCCATTGCCCATAAATCTTGAGCTCCAGGATGAAAATGGGTGTCATAAGAATATACCATAGAAAATGTGGTAGATTTGTGGTCACCGAAGGTGGAACTCCGGAGGCCAAAAACAGTAATGCGATCCATGGAGCGAAGAAGAAATTGACTCGAATGGGATGGTAGTATTCCCGACGAACAGCTTCGAAGTAAAGAACCATTTTCAGAAGGTAAGTCGAAGCCACAACCACGAAAAGAACGACTGATATGCACCATAGAATTAAGTTCACATGCGGGCTTATATGAAGGAAATGTGTGGAAGGCGTTGACGCCAAATTCTTCCACATGATCGCTTGACTGCTGACACCGAGGCATATACCGAATGATGAGATCGGATACCGGAGAAGAAACGGCCATTGTTTGTCGTCGGGAAGAATTATTTCCTCCGATGGCTGTTAAAGAAGACAGCACAAACTGTTAAAAACTGAAATAATTTGATAAACTTTCAACCGGAGGAGGGGAGAATCAAACATATTACGTACCCTGAGAGTATCCAACTCTGGTCCTTCCAATGCATCGAAATACCGATCAACGGGCAAATTTTCGCGGGGGGTGTTCACCGGCGGCTGATCAGTCGGTGGTTTTCCTCGTAAAGTGGAGAGATTTCTCTCGAGTTTACCTGACCAAGTTTTGAACGAGTTGTATCTTTCGTCTTTTAGTTTTTCGATTCTGGGGTTTCTCACAGGCAGGTTGGGGGATTTTCCGGCGGCTACAGCTGCTTCAAAACCGACGCCGGTGGGTATGGGTTGAGAATGGAATCTGGTGGCGTGATTAGTGGTTGGTAGCTGACTCTTTCTGTCGAGTTCAACGTCGGGACTGAATGCAACTCTTTTGGGGGTTTGCAGGTGGGTTTTCATCGGAGATGGTGGCATGCTGATTGAAATCGACGGTGTTATATGGTGGTTCAAGTGAAGATTCGAGCATTCCCCTTCGTTATTATTTCCCCCAgaatcctaacaaaatcaaacaacaaattCAGTAAATTTTCAAGAACATTAATGAACACATCTCTCAAACGAttcaaataaaaaacaaacatacCATAAGTGCAAAATCAAATCCAGCAATTTCGTTAGCATCAATGGATCTGATTAGCGATGGGATTGCTTCCTCTTTCTTCATTCCAATATCTTGAGCGACTTCCATGGCAGAAAAATCTCCTGCTACAAAACAAAACTTCATTCGTCATGATTCATCAAGAATCAACTCGAAACTAAAAGTTAAATTAAAGATTTCTTATTTTATTAAGCGGTACAGGACTCCGATTTCATGTTCCTGTTTCTTTACTCATAAAACACGATAACTTTGACAGATCAGTGTTCTGATGCAATCTATGGAGCTAGATTTGAAACTTAATTAGGATTGTACATTTGTGACAAAATGTGTATAAGAGTTGTACCTTTAGCTTTCACCAAGAACAATTAGATGGGGttgatttcaaaatcaaaatcaaattgtcTAATATGGTTGCAGGTCAAAGAGACAAGAAGGTCAAAGAAATTGGGAGaaggaaagaagaagaagaagcacaCATCTCATGTGGTTGTATGTGAAGCTTTATATATACTACGCTCACTCCCTTCTTTCTCATAAACTTccaaaatgcaatatatatatatatatatatatatatatatatatatatatatatatatatatatatatatatatatatatatttttaatataatttggAACAATGAATAAACAAAGTGAGAAGTGGGACCATTCCAAGTAACTATTTTCCCCAAACACTCGAAATGATATCTTTAGGCCATCTTGGATGTTGTTTCTTTTTCCTCCACCAGCAGTAGTGTCATTTATTTCAAAAACAACCGTAAATttggaataaaaaataaaaatagataaaCAAATTTGTAGAAAACAAATAACCTCCATAATTTATGGTTGAATGAGGTAAAATGTTTAGTTGACTTAGAAGGAATTAAATCCAATCATATTGGCTATTGCGATGCCAATCAATATACTCTAGATTTGAAGTTTGCTACCCATTGAAACCAATGTTATCAAAATCTTGATCTTACATAAGAGCGTTTTCATTTTGCAACATAAAACATAATGTTTGTTTGAATGGCTATTAAAGCTAGCTAGGTGTTAGCTACACTGGAACAAAAACATTACATCATAGGGTTATACATTACAAATGATGCACTCATATCATTTTCCCTTTATGTAGTACAATTATTTTTTGGGAatttgacttattaaggtaattataATTTCAAATGTTAACATATGGGCAATATTGTTTTTTTTGTACTTATTTACCCAATTAACTTTTTTCATCCGTTCAAAAATAACCAACATTACCGGCTATTACCTGTTTTAGCCGGTAACATTGATTTAGTTGGGTTGAAAACATTACGTGGAATCTTACGTGGCCATTACATCCCTTTCTCATTTAATTAGGGTTCGTCATTGTCAGCTAACACACCTCGATTACCTTCTTCTTTGAGAAATTAATCGATACATCAAATCGACGATTATGACTTGGAATTGAAGTTGGAATTGAATTCGACTGCTAGCATGGCATCCTCATCTACAGGTATGTATGTATCTATAGATTTTCATTACAATGGATTCTTTTTGCCAAACTCATTGGTGTACTTAGACCCTGTAAAAACAAATGTACATGATGTGGATTTTGGGGGATTTACGTATAAAGAGTTTCTTTAGTGGCCTACGAAATTAACCAATGGAGCCTGTGATAATGTCTACTACTGTATGAGAAAGGAAAGTTTGTGTGAGGGTATTAGAAGAATCGACAGTGATGCTGATTATTGGGAGTTTGTGGAAACTGTTTATAGTCTGGAGAGTGATAGTCTTGAGAGTGAGTTAGATGTGTACATTGACCACCGAAATAAACCAATTCTTGATTGGGCTGATAACGAGTTCTTAGCAGATGGTAAAGGGTATGAGTCAGATTATATGGATGAAGAGGATGACAAGGATTCTGAAGTTTCAATGACAATGGAATATGAACATGAATGGGATGATGAAGAGGAACATACTTTTGATAAAACTGTTGGAGACCCATTCTTGGACAAACTTTCAGGGCATAttagtgatgatgatgaagaggaaGCAAACAATGGGAAGCTTAAGGATGTTGTGTTCCCTGTCCATAATGAGAATCAAGAATGGGAGCAAATGGTGCTAGTTTTGGGTATGAAGTTTTCTAATCCATTGGAATTGAAGTTGTGTATCACCAACTATGCAGTCAAAATGGATATGATTTATGGTATGAGAAAAGTGATCATGAAAGGTTATTGGTAAAATGTTGTAAAGGCAAGACAAATAAACAGGGTAAAGGTTGTCCCTTTAGGTTGTGGGCAACCTGGATGAGCAGTGAAAAATCATTCCAGATTAAATCTCTAAATGATATGCATAGTTGTGCAAGAGTGTTCAAATTTGGGTCCATTGTTACCTATAAATGGATAGCAAagcatttcatgaatcatatacttCAGAAACCAAAGATGAGTATAAGGAAGTTGAAAGCTAAAGTCAGCAAGAAATTTAATTTGATTGCAAGTGTTGGTCAATACAGAAATGCAAGGAAGTATGCATTTCAGGAGATAGAGGGTACTTTGAAAGAGCATTATGCAAAAACATGGAGCTATGGAGAAGAGATAAGAAGGACTAACCCTGGATCAACAGTGAAGATGGATGTAGATGTCATGCCTGATGGAACCACATATTTCTCAAAGTTTTATGTATGTTTCAAGGGATTGAAGGATGGATGGATTGAAGGTTATAGGAGGGTAATTGGACTAGATGATTGCTTCCTAAAGGGCATATGCAGAGGTCAGTTTCTCTCTGCTATAGGTAGAGATGCAAATAACCATATATATCCCATTGCTTGGGCTGTTGTATCAGTGGAAAGTAAAGAAACATGGAAGTGGTTTATTGACCTTCTAATTGAGGACCTTGGAATGGGAGTTGGGCATGGACTAACCTTGATATCAGACCAACACAAAGTAATCAATTTCTATTATTTCCATCTTTATtttagcttatgttatgtttttgtTGTTTAAGTTTTGTGTCTATTGCTAACAGGGATTACTTGAGACTATGAAGGAAAGGGTCCCAGCAGCAGAGCATAGGCAATGTGCTAGGCACATATGTGCTAACTTCATGAAAAGGTTTAAGGGCCAAATGTTTAGAAAGCTTTTCTGGTATGCTGCTGCAGCTACTACCCCTGCAAAATTTGAACAACACATGAATGAAATCAAGAAATTAGAGCCACTAGCTTATGACCATTTGATGGAAAGGGACCCTAAAACTTGGAGTAAAGCatttttcagactgatagggctTGTGATGCATATGAAAATGGTATATGTGAGAGTTTCAACTTTGTGATTGAAGTTGCCACGAAGAGACCACTAATCACCATGTCAGAAGAAATTCGAATTTATGTGATGGAGAGGCTTGATAGACAAAAGATTAAGGGGCAATCTTGGGATTTAACCATATGTCCTACCATTAGGCTGAAGTTGTCCAAGCTTAAGGATCTTCAAAGGTAAGTGCTTAAAAATGTTTGTCCTTATATATGTTTCTCTTTTAACATGTTTGTCCTtatatatgtttgttttttaacatgtGCATATGGACAGGTTTTGGAAAGTAATACCATTTGGTTATCAACAGTATGAAGTCAGACTTGGGTATGATGCATATGTTGTGGATATTGGTAGTAGGACATGTGCCTGCAGAACTTGGCAGTTaacatgtgacaacccaaattgtcccgttacatttccccgttaccgttaacggaatattccactgtataaaagttctgttaattagagggcgtcaatttaataaacattccattggcTTAcattaacatgccgttaagtcgtgataaaaaggaaataaaaacacatcacacatttccatttatttggaaagtgttaagttttattattacgacccctaaatcgggtgtgaccaaaagccccgtttaacggtagtatcgggtaaaattccactgagccccgactcggaaccctatataaaggtgagtggagtccatttgagactttttacactccctaaacactctctctctatactctctctctctagactcgttttcgccccgaatccgcaaccaaacgcttccaaattgtaagtccgcttaccctaacttattctaaatatattgattcatgtttatagcccaaaaatcggacttagaagaaatggaaaaggagttcacggcctaagatcctccttaggccgtaaacaccctatttaaggccaaaatgacccaaacttgtccctaatggcttgggaataaatagaggaattagcctaggagtgtttgcacatttaaaacaatcattttggggcataaaagagagtttatggcccaaacacttgcttaggccgtaaacacctctaaaccatgtcaaaagccccaaacacactcctaaaaacacccttaggcttcatacacaaattagggacttagtattaggggtttggatcaattaaacacatcaaaatgaaggataaaaaggagtttacggcccaggtttataccaaggccgtaaacaccccaaatcatACCCAAAGTGTGGTTTTTGTTCCCtaaatggccttagacatttaccataaaatactaggattgaaacaagggcttaaacacaagaaatggagggataaaaaggagtttacggcccaagtaagtgtctaggccgtaaactccccaaaacacatccaaatgatagttttaatcccccaaaatagcatcacacttcattagaaattgctagcaaggtattaggggctttaaacttcacaaaactctaaggatgagagcttacggccgtaaactcccttaggtgttgtcccttggccgtaaactccaatacaatgcccttagaagccttaaacccactcatgcctttttggaaaagtacttagaataattccatgagcaagtagaagccttaaaccaccctagaacccatcaccatgagtttacggcggtaaactcatggtgagt
This window encodes:
- the LOC111876517 gene encoding S-type anion channel SLAH2, with the translated sequence MEVAQDIGMKKEEAIPSLIRSIDANEIAGFDFALMDSGGNNNEGECSNLHLNHHITPSISISMPPSPMKTHLQTPKRVAFSPDVELDRKSQLPTTNHATRFHSQPIPTGVGFEAAVAAGKSPNLPVRNPRIEKLKDERYNSFKTWSGKLERNLSTLRGKPPTDQPPVNTPRENLPVDRYFDALEGPELDTLRPSEEIILPDDKQWPFLLRYPISSFGICLGVSSQAIMWKNLASTPSTHFLHISPHVNLILWCISVVLFVVVASTYLLKMVLYFEAVRREYYHPIRVNFFFAPWIALLFLASGVPPSVTTNLPHFLWYILMTPIFILELKIYGQWMSGGQRRLSKVANPSNHLSVVGNFVGALLGASMGLKEGPIFFFAVGLAHYTVLFVTLYQRLPTNETLPKELHPVFFLFVAAPSVASMAWAKINGSFDYGSRLAYFIAMFLYFSLAVRVNFFRGFKFSLAWWAYTFPMTGAAIATITYTNEVSNIVTKSLSTTLTVIATLTVFGLLITTILHAFVMRDLFPNDIAIAISDRKPKTVRKWFHRRTGSTEKDIEHYLKFVTSDVEGSVEPTSTEENCTKDVESQVPLP